Proteins from a genomic interval of Gammaproteobacteria bacterium:
- a CDS encoding DUF4013 domain-containing protein, which translates to MPEISCKYHPSLSARWECHSCQVAFCGGCAKTDLRLNEAQCPICKERLDQVHAGNFIPPFWKCIPQFFLYPANAKTLIFIVIASVGISILSQFIFGLLFLLLFSLGFLRYSMLVLETTAQGKFDPPDAGLSTFTEGLVLPIKQFLVFVVMGFAVTFAGVLMGRPGGFLMLAFVLFTLPASVMVLAVEESFFSAVNPAMLLGMIKRIGFPYIILYVFLLLVNASYATLDAIIASSNLPFLTFIQFATYMYFTLIMYHMMGYVIFQYHEELDYQVNLDVDRQFGEQKKTTATTNQSGIMNEIGILIKEGRQADALNRVRGELNQINSDPKLHDIYHNLLVHSGDQQELIRHGREYINMLLAANNYSRASEVFKRCAVLDKSFFPSDPDKYFALASVLREKRDFVAAVTLINGFHNRFTNHIQIPQLYLLAAAILCEDLEKEQQAMKILSFLNSHYQNHPQSGDISKYSKVVNTVMQMKQTK; encoded by the coding sequence ATGCCAGAAATTTCCTGTAAATATCATCCCAGTCTATCGGCTCGGTGGGAATGTCACAGCTGTCAGGTTGCCTTTTGTGGAGGTTGCGCAAAAACAGATCTGCGCTTGAATGAGGCTCAATGTCCCATTTGTAAGGAGCGTTTGGACCAAGTCCACGCCGGTAATTTTATTCCTCCGTTTTGGAAATGTATTCCTCAGTTTTTTTTGTACCCCGCAAATGCCAAAACGTTAATCTTTATCGTCATTGCCTCCGTAGGTATTTCCATCTTGTCCCAATTTATATTTGGGTTGTTATTTTTGCTGCTGTTTTCACTAGGCTTTTTACGTTATTCCATGCTGGTATTGGAGACTACGGCACAAGGGAAATTTGATCCTCCGGACGCGGGTTTGTCGACTTTTACCGAAGGTTTGGTTTTGCCCATTAAGCAATTTCTGGTTTTCGTTGTAATGGGTTTTGCTGTAACTTTTGCCGGGGTTCTGATGGGGCGCCCGGGCGGTTTTCTCATGTTGGCCTTTGTGCTTTTCACTTTACCGGCGAGCGTGATGGTATTGGCAGTGGAAGAGAGTTTTTTCAGCGCCGTCAACCCGGCGATGTTGCTAGGCATGATTAAAAGAATCGGGTTTCCTTACATAATACTGTATGTCTTTCTGCTGCTGGTAAATGCTTCTTATGCCACCTTGGATGCTATTATTGCTTCCAGTAATCTGCCTTTCCTTACCTTTATCCAGTTTGCGACATATATGTATTTTACGTTGATTATGTATCATATGATGGGGTATGTGATTTTTCAATATCATGAGGAATTGGATTACCAGGTAAATTTAGATGTGGATCGACAATTTGGGGAACAAAAGAAAACAACCGCTACGACAAACCAAAGCGGCATAATGAATGAAATTGGTATTCTCATAAAGGAGGGGCGGCAGGCCGATGCCCTGAACCGTGTTCGAGGTGAACTGAACCAGATTAACAGCGATCCCAAGTTACACGATATTTACCACAATTTGCTGGTACACAGCGGCGACCAACAGGAACTGATTCGCCATGGACGAGAGTATATAAATATGCTTTTGGCGGCAAACAATTATTCCCGGGCGTCTGAAGTTTTTAAACGTTGTGCAGTTTTGGATAAAAGTTTTTTTCCCAGCGATCCGGATAAATATTTTGCACTGGCTTCGGTGCTCAGAGAAAAGCGTGATTTTGTGGCCGCGGTGACACTCATCAACGGTTTTCACAACCGCTTTACCAATCATATACAGATTCCCCAGTTGTATTTGCTTGCCGCTGCAATTTTGTGTGAAGACTTGGAAAAAGAGCAACAGGCGATGAAAATACTGAGTTTCCTCAATAGTCACTATCAAAACCACCCTCAATCCGGAGACATCTCCAAGTACAGTAAAGTGGTAAATACAGTGATGCAAATGAAGCAAACAAAATAG
- a CDS encoding rhomboid family intramembrane serine protease: MLIVPFYKKIDWKNPPLITLFLVITNCLVFLFIQNNDDDHYESAVQYYVDSELPQLEFPLYLQHLENTLQLKLLNKFRPAVSQENKRAYPYIYISMDQDPEFAQKIFKNTLFTEDHPNYAQWVSLRHQLNIRLQKVVWKNYGLVPSQPTATTLFSHMFLHGDFGHLLGNMLFLFVLGFVVESILGKGTFLGLYMLAGLASGTLDVLVNPNSLTVSIGASGAIAGIMGMYTVLFGLRKINFFYFAFVYFDYVKAPAIILLPLWLGFEIYNYAFSDTNVNYLAHIGGLVSGTVLAFIVKRYTDLTNEAYMDESEKTASFSQRFEEGMDQLGSMKYAKARQIFLTLHSEEPNNIQVLQQLYNISKHNPPENMEYQQYAQQIFLKCDPSHANLVLDTFRDYVKRSRKNVRIPPDTLLKLAKLFVKSDQLAEAEMIVASLLQQAIQQKKSLTGLAQTVLNLTYALHKKGQSQKCRRYLTALITHFSGQPEATEAKVLLERIN, from the coding sequence TTGTTAATCGTTCCGTTTTATAAAAAAATAGACTGGAAAAACCCACCGTTGATCACGCTTTTTTTGGTGATAACAAACTGCCTGGTTTTTTTGTTCATACAGAATAACGACGACGATCACTACGAATCCGCTGTACAATATTATGTGGACTCCGAACTGCCACAATTGGAGTTCCCGTTGTACTTGCAACACTTGGAAAATACCCTGCAACTAAAACTATTGAATAAATTTCGACCAGCCGTTAGCCAGGAAAACAAGCGCGCCTATCCCTATATCTACATTTCCATGGATCAAGATCCTGAATTTGCACAAAAAATATTCAAAAACACGTTATTTACAGAGGACCACCCCAACTACGCTCAATGGGTGTCCTTAAGACACCAGCTCAACATCCGGCTGCAAAAGGTGGTATGGAAAAACTATGGTTTAGTACCTTCACAACCCACAGCCACCACGCTGTTCAGCCATATGTTTTTACACGGCGATTTTGGACATCTGCTCGGTAATATGCTGTTTCTGTTTGTTTTGGGTTTTGTGGTGGAGTCCATTTTGGGTAAGGGCACATTCTTGGGATTGTATATGCTGGCCGGGCTGGCGTCAGGTACGCTGGATGTGCTGGTCAACCCCAACAGTTTGACAGTGTCCATCGGCGCCTCAGGTGCCATCGCCGGAATCATGGGAATGTATACAGTGCTCTTTGGGTTGCGAAAAATTAACTTTTTCTATTTTGCATTCGTCTATTTTGACTATGTAAAAGCACCGGCAATTATTCTGCTGCCCTTGTGGTTGGGGTTTGAAATTTACAACTACGCCTTCAGTGACACTAATGTGAATTATCTGGCGCATATCGGTGGTTTGGTCAGCGGGACGGTCCTTGCATTCATCGTAAAACGATACACGGACCTTACCAACGAGGCCTACATGGACGAATCGGAAAAAACAGCTTCTTTCTCACAACGTTTTGAAGAGGGCATGGATCAGCTAGGCAGTATGAAGTACGCCAAAGCACGGCAGATATTTCTAACACTCCACTCGGAAGAACCGAACAACATCCAAGTCCTGCAACAACTGTACAATATCAGCAAACACAACCCACCGGAAAATATGGAGTACCAACAATATGCTCAGCAAATATTTTTAAAATGTGACCCATCGCACGCCAACTTGGTACTGGACACATTTCGGGACTACGTAAAACGCAGCCGGAAGAATGTGCGCATCCCGCCGGATACTTTGTTGAAATTAGCCAAACTGTTTGTAAAATCCGACCAATTGGCGGAAGCGGAAATGATCGTTGCATCCCTGTTACAGCAGGCAATACAACAGAAAAAATCTTTAACCGGTTTGGCACAGACGGTACTAAATCTAACTTATGCCCTGCACAAAAAAGGTCAGTCGCAGAAATGTCGTCGCTACCTTACCGCTTTAATTACCCACTTTTCCGGCCAACCGGAAGCCACGGAAGCCAAAGTCCTGTTAGAGCGCATTAACTAA
- a CDS encoding HAMP domain-containing histidine kinase, producing MRNAAPNSGTEHTSTMFSIFSTLQKKLSLILFAVLTIVGSLVFYLVLYATDMYQQELSQKLNATLAQHIVSEDLLNKEGDINQEAMKQIIHMLMVINPSIEVYVLDATGQLLAFSAPQGKVKLKQVDLKPIKAFIKSQFRYPFFGQDPRNPEQNKIFSAAQIPPSGEPEGYVYVILASEAYESVAHMIKDSYILRYSFGALLFSLVLALISGLVLLTPITRRLTRLSRIMTAFSDNTHSRGNNPPNRYLTTGKQDEIETLGKSFNAMAERIEAQMSQLKQNDAKRRELIANVSHDLRTPLTSLHGYLETLLLKQDQLPEQQRMEYLRIATAHSERLNQLIAELFELAKLDSVETLLNVEPFSLAELIQDVVYKYKLAADERGIELRTLFGGELPFVYGDIALIQRVLENLIDNAMRYTPKHGKITVALTPAQENISVTISDTGCGIPAEELPHIFDRFYRIQKNRENDAQATKNNSSNTGNNYNSGLGLAITKRILALHNSQIKAASTLEKGTSFSFKLAACSAN from the coding sequence TTGCGGAACGCAGCGCCTAACTCCGGGACAGAGCACACATCCACCATGTTCTCTATATTCTCCACGCTTCAAAAAAAGCTATCACTCATCTTATTTGCAGTACTCACCATAGTAGGCTCGCTGGTGTTTTATCTGGTGCTGTACGCCACAGACATGTACCAACAGGAACTCAGCCAGAAACTCAATGCCACCCTGGCCCAACACATTGTAAGTGAAGACCTGTTAAATAAAGAAGGCGATATTAATCAGGAAGCCATGAAACAGATTATTCACATGCTCATGGTTATAAACCCCAGCATAGAAGTCTATGTACTGGATGCGACAGGTCAATTATTGGCTTTCTCCGCCCCGCAAGGTAAAGTCAAACTGAAACAAGTGGACTTAAAACCAATAAAAGCTTTTATAAAATCTCAGTTTCGCTATCCCTTTTTTGGCCAAGATCCGCGTAATCCAGAGCAGAATAAAATTTTCTCCGCAGCTCAAATCCCCCCCAGCGGAGAACCGGAAGGTTATGTCTACGTTATCCTGGCCAGCGAAGCCTACGAGAGCGTTGCCCACATGATTAAGGACAGTTATATTTTACGCTATAGCTTTGGAGCGCTGCTATTTAGTTTGGTTCTGGCACTTATATCCGGCCTGGTGCTATTAACACCTATTACCCGACGCCTAACCCGCCTCTCGCGAATCATGACGGCATTCTCTGACAATACACATTCACGTGGCAACAACCCACCCAATCGCTATCTTACCACTGGAAAACAAGACGAAATTGAGACTCTAGGCAAAAGCTTTAACGCTATGGCAGAGCGAATAGAAGCACAAATGTCACAACTAAAACAAAATGACGCCAAACGCCGTGAACTCATCGCCAATGTTTCCCACGACTTACGCACTCCCTTAACCTCGCTGCACGGTTACTTGGAAACCCTATTGCTTAAACAGGACCAACTGCCGGAACAGCAACGCATGGAATATTTACGCATTGCCACCGCGCACAGTGAAAGACTGAATCAACTTATTGCTGAACTATTTGAACTGGCCAAACTGGACTCCGTGGAAACCCTTCTAAACGTAGAACCTTTCTCATTGGCGGAACTGATTCAGGATGTGGTGTATAAATACAAACTTGCAGCGGATGAACGAGGCATCGAACTTCGTACTTTGTTTGGTGGTGAACTACCTTTTGTCTATGGCGATATTGCGTTGATACAAAGGGTATTGGAAAACCTGATTGATAACGCAATGCGCTACACCCCGAAACATGGAAAAATTACGGTGGCTCTCACCCCGGCTCAGGAAAACATTTCCGTTACCATATCCGATACCGGCTGCGGAATACCCGCAGAGGAATTGCCGCATATTTTTGATCGTTTTTACCGAATTCAAAAAAACCGCGAAAACGATGCCCAAGCCACCAAAAACAACAGCAGCAATACCGGCAATAATTACAATTCCGGCTTGGGTCTCGCCATCACCAAGCGTATTTTGGCCTTACATAACAGCCAAATCAAAGCCGCCAGCACATTGGAAAAAGGTACTTCATTTAGTTTTAAACTGGCGGCTTGCTCGGCAAACTAG
- a CDS encoding response regulator transcription factor → MRQILLIEDNPDISNLVALHLQDMGNSVDTSFNGTEGLKRAIAKPYDLIILDLMLPGLDGIEICKRLRNQENYTPILMLTAKSTELDRVLGLEMGADDYLTKPFSVRELLARVKAIFRRVDALHIEKPNHMDTQTVSFGELHIDADRRLVQLSDRIVELTAKEFDLLWHFAKHPGQVFNRNQLLDSVWGYGHDGYEHTVNSHINRLRAKIESKPSEPGFILTVWGVGYKFAERSA, encoded by the coding sequence ATGAGACAAATCCTCTTAATCGAAGATAACCCGGACATCTCGAATCTGGTCGCTCTACATTTACAGGATATGGGCAACAGCGTTGACACCTCGTTCAATGGAACCGAAGGGCTTAAGCGGGCTATCGCCAAACCCTACGACCTGATCATTCTGGACTTGATGTTGCCTGGCCTGGACGGTATAGAGATCTGTAAGCGACTGAGAAACCAGGAGAATTACACTCCAATTCTTATGCTCACTGCAAAAAGCACAGAGTTGGACCGGGTGTTGGGCCTGGAAATGGGCGCAGACGATTACCTCACCAAACCCTTTAGTGTCAGAGAATTGCTGGCCCGGGTTAAGGCCATTTTTCGACGAGTTGACGCCCTGCACATTGAAAAACCCAATCATATGGACACGCAAACCGTGAGTTTTGGTGAATTACACATCGATGCGGACAGACGTCTGGTTCAATTAAGCGACCGAATTGTGGAGTTAACAGCCAAAGAATTCGATTTACTCTGGCATTTCGCCAAACATCCGGGACAAGTGTTCAATCGTAACCAACTCCTGGACAGTGTATGGGGCTATGGGCATGACGGATACGAACATACGGTTAACTCCCATATCAACCGTTTGCGCGCCAAAATCGAGAGTAAACCGTCTGAACCCGGCTTTATTCTCACGGTGTGGGGCGTAGGATACAAATTTGCGGAACGCAGCGCCTAA
- a CDS encoding rhodanese-like domain-containing protein, producing the protein MKTFNQLIEDCLGLGVKELFPWDLEEELSARNDILIIDIREPYEYEAMRIQNSINVPRGILEAACEYDYEDTVPELAVGRDQNIVVVCRSGNRSVLACHTMQLMGFQNVRSLKTGLRGWNDYEQPLINAEGTDVDIDYADEYFATRLKPEQMKP; encoded by the coding sequence ATGAAAACATTTAATCAACTTATAGAAGACTGCCTTGGGTTGGGCGTTAAAGAACTGTTCCCATGGGATTTAGAGGAGGAACTCAGTGCCCGCAACGACATTTTAATCATCGACATACGCGAACCCTATGAGTATGAAGCCATGCGAATACAAAACTCCATTAACGTACCCAGAGGCATATTGGAGGCGGCCTGCGAATACGATTATGAAGACACCGTACCGGAATTGGCCGTCGGTAGAGACCAAAACATTGTGGTGGTTTGTCGCTCCGGCAACCGCAGTGTACTGGCTTGTCACACCATGCAACTGATGGGTTTTCAAAACGTTCGCTCACTGAAAACCGGTCTGCGCGGCTGGAATGATTACGAACAACCCCTGATCAACGCTGAAGGCACTGATGTAGACATTGATTATGCAGATGAATATTTTGCCACCCGGCTCAAACCGGAACAAATGAAGCCATAA
- a CDS encoding response regulator, producing the protein MRVFLIDDHTLFRMGLKGLLENSGIEVIGTASNGQEGLSRSTELQADVILLDMRLPDMDGLSVLTELRNRGISVPIAILTTSDDETDLVSCLRSGAQGYLLKDMDPEDLVAALHKIVEGESVIAPQLAGTLARALQDKPTPQPADTPLSELTPREREIISHLAEGQSNKAIARDLGISDGTVKLHVKAILRKLDVRSRVEAAVIAVEQGLGRKK; encoded by the coding sequence ATGAGAGTATTCTTGATTGATGACCACACATTGTTTCGCATGGGGCTGAAAGGGCTGCTGGAAAACAGTGGTATTGAGGTGATTGGGACCGCCAGCAATGGCCAGGAAGGCTTGAGCCGTTCAACGGAATTGCAAGCCGACGTCATCCTGTTGGATATGCGCCTACCGGATATGGATGGTTTGTCAGTATTGACCGAACTGCGTAACCGAGGAATAAGCGTCCCCATCGCCATACTCACTACCAGTGACGATGAAACCGACCTGGTTTCCTGTTTGCGCAGCGGTGCCCAAGGCTACTTACTCAAAGACATGGACCCGGAAGATTTGGTCGCCGCTTTACATAAAATTGTGGAAGGCGAATCTGTCATTGCCCCGCAACTGGCCGGCACTTTAGCCCGAGCCCTGCAAGACAAGCCAACTCCACAACCCGCAGATACGCCTTTGTCCGAACTAACGCCCAGAGAGCGGGAGATTATCAGTCATTTGGCGGAAGGCCAAAGCAACAAAGCCATCGCCCGGGATTTAGGCATTTCAGACGGAACCGTAAAGCTGCATGTAAAAGCCATTTTGCGAAAACTAGATGTCCGCTCCCGGGTGGAAGCCGCTGTCATCGCAGTGGAACAGGGGTTGGGCCGCAAGAAATGA